From one Montipora capricornis isolate CH-2021 chromosome 10, ASM3666992v2, whole genome shotgun sequence genomic stretch:
- the LOC138019279 gene encoding transcription factor MafB-like — translation MDDNFLSEHIFHDMNAADSPSWWGENSLFDDVLTSDWNNDVNDLFNGKEKDDEGFEEEEQEQEQDEDEEEEEEEEEAISDSGIPLAIEHFSDEDIKNLRVRELNKLLRGLSQDEATKIRRKRRNLKNRDYAWTCRQRRLQIKEDLFNENNSLKKQLTDLTEILQRAITEKNAYKRKFFKIQSACEQAGLVLESRLVFPQPSLTSSE, via the coding sequence ATGGATGACAATTTCTTGAGTGAGCACATCTTCCACGATATGAACGCTGCCGATTCTCCTTCATGGTGGGGAGAAAACTCACTGTTTGACGATGTTTTGACCAGTGATTGGAACAATGATGTCAATGATCTCTTCAACGGTAAAGAGAAGGACGACGAAGGatttgaagaagaagaacaagaacaagaacaagacgaagatgaagaagaagaagaagaagaagaagaagcaattTCTGACAGTGGAATTCCTTTGGCTATAGAGCATTTCAGCGACGAAGACATCAAGAATCTTCGAGTTAGGGAGCTGAATAAACTTCTTCGTGGTTTGTCACAAGATGAAGCTACAAAGATACGTCGCAAGCGCCGAAATCTTAAGAATCGAGACTATGCTTGGACCTGCCGCCAACGTCGCCTTCAGATAAAGGAGGATCTTTTTAACGAAAATAACTCTTTAAAAAAGCAGTTGACGGATCTAACTGAGATTCTTCAAAGAGCTATTACAGAGAAAAATGCATATAAACGTAAATTCTTTAAAATACAGTCTGCATGCGAACAAGCCGGATTGGTCTTGGAGTCTCGTCTGGTGTTTCCTCAGCCTTCACTGACGTCGAGTGAGTAG